GCAATGCGCCATGACCGTATCTTACTCCGGAGTAAGATAGCCCGATCCTGTTACCAAGTTCACATGGGCGCCAGCCGGGCCCGCACCTGATCGTGCAGGCGCCCGTTGGTGGCCAAGGCGCTGCCGCCGTGCGGTCCGGGCTCGCCGTCGATGCTGGTGAACGAGCCGCCGGCCTCCCGGATCAGGATGTCCAGCGGGGCGATGTCCCAGACCTTGACCTCCGGTTCGCAGGCGATGTCGACCGCGCCCTCAGCAACCAGGCAGTAGGACCAGAAGTCCCCGTAGGCGCGCACCCGCCACACCGCGTCGGTGAGGGCGAGGAACTGTTCGCGCCGGTCGTCCCAACCGGTCGTCAGGTCCGAGTAGGACAGGCTCGCCGAGGCCAGATCGTCGACGCCGGACACCTGGATGCGCCGGGTCGTCCCACCGAACGAGGTGTGTGCGCCCAGACCGTGCCCGGCCCACCAACGGCGGCCGAGTGCGGGCGCGCTCACCACCCCGACCACCGGCACGCCGTCGGAGATCAGGGCGATCAGCGTGCACCAAACCGGGACGCCGCGGACGAAGTTCTTGGTGCCGTCGATCGGGTCGAGCACCCACTGCCGGCCGGTCGCGGCCACGGTGCCGCCGAACTCCTCGCCGAACACCGCATCGTCGGGGCGGGCCTGTGCGAGTGCGGCGCGCAAGGTTTCCTCGGCGCCCTTGTCGGCGTCGGTGACCGGGGTCAGGTCCGGTTTGGTCTCGATGCGAAGGTCCAATGCGCCGAACCGGGCCATGGTCAACTCATCGGCCCGATCGGCCAGTCGCAGTGCCAGGGCCAGATCATCGGAAACATCGCTCATGTCCGCAGTCCTACCATGGCAGCGTGATCGAATTCGCGATGGTGCTTGTGTTGGTGGGCGCGCTGGTCCTGATAGCCATGCCCTGGATCCGGAAGCGCCAGGGCGGAGGCGGCGCGGGGGCGAACATGGCGCCTGGCACGCTGCTGGTAACCGGGGTGAGCCCGCGCCCCGACGAGGTCGGCGAGCAGTTCGTGACGATCAGCGGAGTGATCAACGGCCCGACCGTCAACGAGCACGTCGTCTACCAACGGATGATCGTCGACGTGGACCAGTGGCCGACCATGGGTCAACTGATCGACGTGGTCTACTCGCCGAAGAACCCGGACAAGTGGATGTTTGCCCCGGCAACACCGCCGCCCCCGCCGGTGGTCCCCGACTACCCGCCCACCAACTGAGCCGCAGAGGCCGTTGTCGCGGGGGACATGCCCCCAGAAACGCTAGGGCGAGATCCACGTCAGGGTCGTCGATGACGCCCGGAAACGTGCTGTGAACCGCCCTGAGGTCGAACTCGCCCCGAGTTCGACCTGATGGTTGCGACTACGCCCGAAATCTTGGTGAATCACCAGCCCCCAGCTCGATCTCGACCTAGGGGTTTGACGGGCATATCGGCCCGCTCAGCCGTGTGCGATCCCCAGCATCTCCTCGACGCTGCTGATCTTCACCCGGGGCCGGTGCTGGGCATCGCCGAGGGCGCGCTCGTGGGCGTCGATGCGCTGCCAGTGCGCGTCGGTCACCAGCTTCGGCTGGCGCGACAGCAGCCACTGCGCCAGCTCCTCGGCGTGCTCCTCGCCGAAGCCGGGCTCGCCGAGATCGGCCAGCAGCGTGTCCACCGTGTCCGCGGAGTCCTTCTTATTGCTGCCGATGACACCCGACGGGCCGCGCTTGATCCAGCCGACGACGTACTCGTTGCGGCTGCCGTCGATCCGGCCGTCGGTGTGCGGGATGGTGCCGGAGCGCTCGTCGAAGGGCAGCCCCGGCGTCGCGACACCCTTGTAACCGACCGCACGCACCACCAATTGCACGGGAAGTTCCTCGCGCTCACCGGTGTCCTTGGCGACCACCCGGCCGCCCTCATCGACGAGCTCGTTGCGGCCCAACACGATCGACTCCACCCGGCCGTCGCCGCGGATCTCGATCGGTGAGGTCGCGAATCGGAACACCACCCGCCGCTTCGCGCCGGCCGGTTCGTTCTCCGCGTACGCGCGCAGCACCTTGATGTTCTGCCGGACGGTCTTGTCCGCCGCCTCCAGGTCTTCGTCGGTGATGGCGTCGAAGTCGGCGCGCTCGACCACCACATCGACCTCGGCCATCTGTTCCATGTGCCCGAGCTCGCGGAGCTCCAGCGTGGTGAACGGGGCCTGCAACGGGCCGCGCCGGCCCACCACGATGACCTCACGGACCCCGCGCGGGCCCAGCAGATCCAGCGCGTGATCGGCGATGTCGGTCTGTGCCAGGATCTCCGGGTCGCTGATCAGGATGCGCGCCACATCGAGTGCGACGTTGCCGTTGCCGATCACCACCGCCCGGTCGGCGGTCAGGTTCGGTGCCATCGTCCCGAAGTGCGGGTGCGAGTTGTACCAGCCGACGAAGTCGACGGCCGAGACGCTGCCGGGCAGGTCCTCGCCGGGGATGCCGAGCACCCGGTCGGCCTGTGCGCCGATCGCGTAGATCACCGCGTCGTAGCGCTCGGCCAGTTCGGCGGCCTGCACATGCTCGCCGACAGAGATGTTGCCGAAGAACCGGAAGTGCGGATCGGCGGCGATCTTCTCGAACTGGGAGCTGATCGACTTGATCTTCGGGTGGTCCGGCGCCACGCCGGAGCGCACCAGCCCCCAGGGGGTGGGCAGCATCTCCAGCATGTCGACGCGGAAGTCGCGGTCGGACTTCAACAGCGATGCGGCGGCGAAGAACCCGGAGGGGCCCGCGCCGACGATCGCCACGTGGTACGGGCGCATGTCTTGCCTTTTCGTGAGGCTGACCGGTGGCGCGCAAGGGGCTGTCGCGACGTCACCGGAGGTGGTTACCGCACCCGATGCTAGCGGCGGTGGGGCGATCGAGGGCGGAGTCCGGGGAAGCGGCCGGTAACCTCAACAATCGTGGATCCAGACCGTCTTGCCGATATCGCCGCCCTCGACACCACGTTGACGACCGTGGAGCGGGTGCTCGATGTCGAGGGGCTGCGCGGCCGCATCGAAACGCTCGAGGCCGAGGCCGCGGACCCGAACCTGTGGAATGACCAGGCGCATGCGCAGAAGGTCACCAGCGAGCTGTCGCACGCCCAGAACGAGCTGCGCCGCGTCGAGGAACTGCGCCAGCGCATCGATGATCTGCCGGTGCTCTACGAGATGGCCGCTGAAGAAGAGGGCGCCGACGAAAAGGCTGCGGCCGTGGGGGAGGCCGACACCGAGCTGGCCAAGCTGCGCGAGGACATCGCGGCCATGGAGGTGCGCACCCTGCTCTCCGGTGAGTACGACGAGCGCGAGGCCGTCGTCACCATCCGGTCCGGCGCCGGCGGCGTGGACGCCGCGGACTGGGCCGAGATGCTGATGCGGATGTACATCCGCTGGGCCGAGGCGCACAAGTACCCGGTCGAGGTGTTCGACACGTCCTACGCCGAGGAGGCCGGCATCAAGAGCGCCACCTTCGCCGTGCACGCCCCCTACGCCTACGGCACCCTGTCGGTCGAGCAGGGCACCCACCGGCTGGTGCGGATCAGCCCGTTCGACAACCAGAGCCGGCGCCAGACATCGTTCGCCGACGTCGAGGTGCTCCCGGTCGTGGAGACAACCGACCACATCGAGATCCCCGAAGGCGATCTGCGCGTCGACGTCTACCGCTCCAGCGGCCCCGGCGGACAGTCGGTCAACACCACCGACTCCGCGGTGCGGCTGACCCACATCCCGACGGGCATCGTGGTGACCTGCCAGAACGAGAAGTCCCAGCTGCAGAACAAGGTGTCCGCGATGCGGGTGCTGCAGGCCAAGCTGCTGGAGCGCAAGCGGCTGGAGGAGCGCGCCGAGATGGACGCGCTCAAGGGCGACGGCGGCAGTTCCTGGGGCAACCAGATGCGGTCCTACGTGCTGCACCCGTACCAGATGGTCAAGGATCTGCGCACCGAATACGAGGTGGGCAGCCCGTCCGCGGTGCTCGACGGGGACATCGACGGCTTCCTGGAGGCCGGAATCCGATGGCGTAACAGGAAAGATGACGACGACTAGCCGCGTGCTCGCACTGTCAGTGGCCGACCGCTGGCAGGGGTTCTGGCGCGGGGACATCGGCGAGTGGATCATCACGCGCGGGCTGCGCATCGTCATGCTCGTCATCGCCGCGATACTGATCGCGCGGTTCGTCAACTGGGCCGCCCAGCGCATCACCCGGCGTATCGACGCCGACTTCCAGGAGAGCGACGCGCTGGTGCGCACCGAGACCGCCAAGCACCGCCAGGCGGTGGCCTCGGTGATCTCCTGGGTGACCGTCGCGCTGATCTGCGTGATCGTGGGGCTGCAGATCACCGAGATCCTGGCCATCCCGCTGGGCTCGCTGGTTGCGCCGGCCGCGGTGCTCGGCGCCGCGCTGGGTTTCGGCGCGCAGCGCATCGTGCAGGACCTGCTGTCCGGGTTCTTCATCATCACCGAGAAGCAGTACGGCTTCGGTGACCTGGTGACCCTGACGCTGGGCGCCTCCAACGAGGCGACCGGCACCGTCGAGGACGTCACGCTGCGGATCACCAAGCTGCGCACCAGCGACGGTGAGGTCTTCACCATCCCCAACGGGCAGATCATGAAGTCGCTGAACCTGTCCAAGGACTGGGCGCGCGCCGTGGTCGACATACCGGTGCCGACGACGGCCGATCTCAACGCCGTCAACGAGCTGCTGCACGCGGTGTGCGTGAACGCCATGAAGAACCCGCAGATGAACGATCTGCTGCTCGACCAGCCGCAGCTGATGGGCGTGGAGAGCCTCCAGCTCGACACCGTCAACCTGCGGATGGTGGCCCGCACCCTGCCCGGCAAGCAGTTCGAGGTGGGCCGTCAGCTGCGGCTGATGGTGATCGCGTCGCTGGCCCGGGCCGGCATCGTCTCCAAGGCCCAGTCCTCCTCGCTGGCGGCCAACTCCGAGGTCCGCGAATGAAGCTGATCTCGCGCCGCACCGGCGACTCCGAGAAGCGCTGGCCCGTGTATCTGCTGCGCGGCCGGATGCGCGCGTCGACACTCGTCCTGATCGTCGCGTTCTGCCTCGCCGCCTGGCTGTACAACACGTACAAACCGCCGCCGCCGGAGCCCGTCCCGGCCACCCAGACGGTGCCGCCCGGTTTCGTGCCGGACCCCGAGTACACCTGGGTGCCGCGCACCCAGGTTCAGGAATGGACGCGCACGACGACGCCGACCACCACCACCATCCCGACGACCACTCCGACGACCACCGACACGGTCGTGCCGCCGACGACCACCACACCGACGACGCCGATCGAACCGACGGGTCCGACCGACACACCGGTGCCCGGGCAGCAGACGCCGGCCCCCGCGGAGGTGACGCCGCCCACCACGACGGTGATCGATCCGGACGGGCCGAACGGGTTGCTTCCCCCGATCACGCTGCCGGTTCTGCCCGGCGCGGCACCCGCGCCGGCACCCCAGACACCCGCGACACCGCCACCGCCTGCACGCAGTGGGTACTGACACGCGTCTACACTGGCGTGCCGTGATGATCACCCTCGACAAAGTGAGCAAGCAGTACAAATCCTCTGCTCGTCCGGCGCTGGATGACGTCTCACTCAAAATCGACAAGGGTGAGTTCGTCTTCCTGATCGGCCCCTCGGGTTCGGGCAAGTCGACGTTCATGCGTCTGCTGCTCGGCGCCGAGCATCCCTCCAAGGGCGATGTGCGGGTCTCGAAGTTCCACGTCAACAAGTTGTCCGGCCGGCACATCCCGCAGTTGCGCCAGGTCATCGGGTGCGTCTTCCAGGACTTCCGGCTGCTGCAGCAGAAGACCGTGTTCGAGAACGTCGCGTTCGCGCTCGAAGTGATCGGCAAGCGCGGCGACGTGATCAACCGGGTGGTGCCCGACGTGCTGGAGATGGTCGGTCTGTCCGGCAAGGCCAGCCGGCTGCCCAGCGAGCTCTCCGGTGGCGAGCAGCAGCGGGTGGCGATCGCGCGGGCGTTCGTGAACCGGCCGCTGGTGCTGCTGGCCGACGAGCCCACCGGCAACCTGGACCCGGAGACCAGCAAGGACATCATGGATCTGCTTGAGCGGATCAACCGCACCGGCACCACGGTTCTGATGGCGACGCACGACCACCACATCGTGGACTCCATGCGTCAGCGCGTCATCGAACTCGAACTGGGCCGGCTCATCCGCGACGAGCAGCGCGGCGTCTACGGAATGGATCGCTAGTGCGTTTTGGCTTCCTGATCAACGAGGTCGTCACCGGCCTTCGTCGCAACGTCACGATGACGGTCGCGATGATCCTGACGACCGCCATCTCCATCGGCCTGTTCGGCGGTGGCCTGCTGGTGATGCGCGTGGCCGACCAGTCCCGCGACATCTACCTGGACCGGGTGGAGAGCCAGGTCTTCCTCACCAACGACGTGTCGGTCAACGACCCGAACTGCGATGCGGACCCGTGCAAGGCGTTGCGCGCGCAGATCGACGCGCGTGACGACGTGAAGTCGGTTCGCTTCCTCAACCAGGAAGCCGCCTACGAGGACGCCATCAAGAAGATCCCGGCCTTCAAGGACGTCGCGAGCAAGGACGCGTTCCCGGCCTCGTTCATCGTGAAGCTGGAAAACCCGGAACAGCACATGGATTTCGACGCTGCCATGCAGGGCCAGCCCGGAGTGATGAATGTGCTGAATCAGAAGGACCTGATCGACCGGTTGTTCGCGCTGCTCGACGGCATGTCGAATGCGGCGTTCGCGGTGGCGCTGGTGCAGGCGATCGGCGCGGTGTTGTTGATCGCCAACATGGTTCAGGTGGCGGCCTACACGCGGCGCACCGAGATCGGCATCATGCGGCTGGTCGGCGCCACCCGCTGGTACACCCAGCTGCCGTTCCTGGTGGAGGCGATGCTGGCCGCGTTCATCGGTGTGGTGCTGGCGCTGATCGGTCTGCTGGCGGTGCGCAGCCTGTTCCTGGAGAAGGCGCTGAGCCAGTTCACCCAGGCTAATTTGATTGCGCCGCTGGACTTCGCCGATATCCTCTACATCGCCCCGATCCTGCTGTTCGTGGGTGTGGCGATGGCCGGTGTCACGGCCTATGTGACGCTGCGCCTCTACGTACGAAGATGATGATGGCGAAGAAACCCGACAAGGCCGCCGAAAAGGCGAACAACCACGTGGTGGCGACCAACCGAAAGGCGCGCCACAACTACACGATCCTGGACACCTACGAGGCCGGGATCGTGCTTGTCGGCACCGAGGTGAAGAGTCTGCGCGAAGGGCAGGCCTCCCTGGTCGACGCGTTCGCCACCGTCGACGACGGTGAGATCTGGCTGCGCAACCTGCATATCGCCGAGTATCACCACGGCAGCTGGACCAACCACGCGCCGCGGCGCAACCGCAAACTGCTGTTGCACCGCAGCCAGATCGACAACCTGGTCGGCAAGATCCGCGACGGCAACCTCACCCTGGTGCCGTTGTCGCTGTACTTCAGCGACGGCAAGGTGAAGGTGGAGCTGGCGCTGGCTCGCGGTAAAGAGGCCCGCGACAAGCGCCAGGATCTGGCCAAGCGGGACGCCGACCGGGAGATCACCCGCGAACTGGGCCGGCGCGCCAAGGGCATGCGCTGATAGGCGTTCTGCTCGCCTTGGTTTCGGCCGCGGGCTATGGCGTCAGCGACTTCGTCGGCGGCATCGCGTCCCGGCGGGTGGCCGCGCTGCGGGTGGTGCTGGTGTCCTACCCCGTGGCGCTGGTGCTGCTGACCGCGCTGTCTTTCGTTGTGGGTGGACAGATTTCGAGCCCCGCCGTCCTGTGGGGTGTGCTGTGCGGCATCAGTCAGGCGTTCGGGGTGTGGTGGTTCTACGCCGCGCTCGGGGCCGGGCCGATCTCGGTGGTGTCGCCGTTGACCGCGATCCTGGTGGCCGGGGTGCCCGTCGGCGTGGGGATGGCGTTGGGGGAGCGGCCTTCAGCACTGGCCCTGTTGGGCATCGCGGTGGCGCTGGGCGCCGTCGTGCTGGTGTCCCGTGGGGTGAGCGATGAGGACCCGTCGCCGCACCGGTTCACCAAGACGGTGGCCTGGCTGACGGTCGGGTCGGGGCTGGCGTTCGGGCTGAACTTCGTCCTGATCGACCAGGCTCCGGTGGATGCGGGCCTGTGGCCGCTGGTGTTCGCCCGGGCGTCGGCCACGGTGTTGGTGGTGCTGATCGCGCTGGCCGGCGGCAAGCTGCGGGTACCGACCGGGGTGCCGCTCAAGCTGGCCCTGGTCGCCGGGGTGCTGGACACCGTCGCGAACGTGGCGATGCTGCTGGCGTTGCAGGCCTCGCTGCTATCGCTGGCGGGGGTGCTGATTTCGCTGTATCCCGCGTCGACGGTGGCGCTGGCGCTGCTGGTGCTCAAAGAGAAGGTGACCCGATGGCAGGTGGTGGGCATGGTGGCCGCGGCGGTCGCGGTGGCCATGATCGCCCTCGGGTAGTTTCCTGAAGTTTCTTCATGCGTGCCTGCCGCCGTGGGTCGCTCGGTAGCATCACGATCCATCCACCGATAGCGCGAAGGGAGGCGTGTGTCGTTGAAGGGTCACCGACGGCGCCTCTGGTTGCTCCTACTCGTGGTGTTGCTGCTCATCAACGCGATATCACCCTGGCCCCACGAGGTCGCCCGCCATGTCGCCTTGACCGTCGGGTTGGCGACCTCGCTCGGGTGGGGGCTGTGCGGTCTGGTGGTGGCGCGCCGGACGACCGGCTGGTCGCGGCGGTGGCGGGTACTGATGTCGATGGGCCTGCTCTCCATGTTCGTCGGTGAGGCGCTGTGGTGGGCACAGGGTTTCGGGGAACCGGTGCCGGCGGTCAGTCTGGCCGCCTACCTGCTGTGCCCGGTGTTCGCCCTGGCGGCGATCGCGGCGCTGACCCGGTCCGGTGGTGGGCTGACCGGATCGGATGAGAGCGAAGCGCGGTCCACCCCGGTGACGACGGTCATCGATGGTGTGGTGGCCTGCCTGGCCTTTCTGATCCTGGTGGCGATGGGCGGCTTCGGCGCCGGATCGAGCGTCTCGTTACCCCGATCGGACAACGTCACCGTCGAGATCCTGTTCGCACTGGCCGAGCTGTTCGTCGTGGTGCTGGCGGTGGTGGTGGCCATGACCTATCGGCCGGACCGGCCCTACCGGGCCAACCTGCTGTGGCTGTGCAGTGGTGTCCTGGTCGCGATCACGTCCGACCGGGTGATCGCCTACCTCGACTCGGCCGGCGCCGAGGGTGCCGGGCGGTGGGGCGGCATCGGATTCACCGTCGGGCTGACGCTGACCGGCATGGCCATGCTGGAGCTGCCGCGCGGTCCGCTGCCCCGGCGACGCACCGGCGGGTTCGACTGGACGCAGCTCGTGCTGCCCTACATCTCCTTCCTCGGCGTGGCGGTGCTGTACGCCTATCACTTCGGGCGCGGCGCGACGCTGCATTCGGCGATCCTCTGGGTGACGGTGCTGATGGTGCTGATGGTGGCGGTCCGCCAGGCGGTCGCCATCCGCGCGCAGTATCAGTTGACCGAGCGGCTGTTGACGACGCAGCGCCGGCTGGCGCATCAGGTGCACCACGATTCGTTGACCGGTCTGCCCAACCGGGTGCTGTTCGCCCGGCGCCTCGACGAGGCCATGCGGACGGGGCACTTCGTGCTCATCTTCGTCGACCTCGATGATTTCAAAGAGGTCAACGACCGGTACGGGCACGCCGCCGGGGACGCGCTGCTGCGCGCGGTCGGGGAGCGGCTGGGCCGGTGCGTGGGCGAGGCCGACACGCTGGCCCGGATCGGCGGCGACGAGTTCGCGATCCTGATGGACGGCACCGTCGACGAACCCGAGGCGGTCGCCGAGCGGCTGCGGGTCGCGCTGCGGGAACCGTTCGCGGTCAACGGATCGTCGGTGCGGGTCCGGGCCAGCATGGGTCTGGTGCGGCCCGGCGAGGACGGTGTCGCGCAGTCCTCCGACGATCTGCTGCGCCAGGCCGATGTGTCGATGTACGCCGGCAAACGTCTCGGCAAGGACACCGCCGTGGTGTACCGGCCGTCCTCGGGCGTCAACGTCGACTTCCCGACCGCGCTGCGCCGGGCCCACGGCGCCGCGCCGCCCGGCTTCCAGTTGGTGTACCAGCCCATCGTGCGGCTTCCGCACCCGGCGCCGGTGGCCGTCGAGGCGCTGGCGAGGTGGACGACGGCCGACGGGATCGCGATCTCGCCGGAGACGTTCGTCGCGGTGGCCGAGGCCGCCGGGATGGGCGCGGACCTCGATGCGCTGGTCCTCGACCTGGCCTGCCGGGAGGTGTCGGGGGCCGGTCTGGACCTCGACATCCATGTGAACGTGGGGGCGGCGCGGCTGGGGAACCCCACCTTCGAGCGGCGCATCATGCGGACCCTGGAGCGCTACGGCATCGAGCCGCACCGGCTGGTGCTGGAGATCACCGAGACCGTCCCGATCGTCGACCTCAACGACGCCGCCGACCAGATCGCCCGGCTCAACGCGCTCGGAATCAAGGTCGCACTGGATGATTTCGGCGCAGGCTACAACTCGCTGACCTACCTGCACGTGCTGCCGGTGCAGATCGTCAAGCTCGACCGCAGCCTGGTCGCGGGTGCCGCGCGGGCGCGGGATGTGACCTTGTACCGGTCGGTGATCCGGTTGTGTGACGCGCTCGGGTTGGCGGTGGTCGCGGAGGGCATCGAGGTGGCCGCGCAGGCCGAGACCGTCTACGACGCGGGCTGCGAGCTGGCCCAGGGGCACCTGTTCGCCAAGCCGGTGCCGATCGGAGCGCTCATGGAGAAAGTGCCGAGCAGGCCGGTGTGACGTGTTGATCAGTTGCCTGTGTCGGGGCGGCCGGTAGACTGGCCTTCTCGCTGAACGTCGGCGGGGGTGCGAGGGGCTGAACGGTTTCGACTTCGCGCATCGAATCAAGGGAAGCGTGCCGGTGCAGGCAAGAGACCACCGTAAGCGTCGTTGCAACCAATTAAGCGCCGATACCAATCAGCGCGACTACGCCCTCGCTGCCTAAGTAGCGACTGCGTGTCTGTCAGACCGGGAGCGCCCTCGGCCCGGACCCTGGCATCAGCTAGAGGGACCCACCCACGGGTTCGGTCGCGGGAACCGTGGGGACATCAAACAGCGACTGGGATCGTCATCTCGGCTTGTTCGCGTGACCGGGAGATCCAAGTAGAGGCATAGCGAACTGCGCACGGAGAAGTCTTGAGGGAATGCCGTAGGACCCGGGTTCAATTCCCGGCAGCTCCACCTCAGGAAGGCCGCAGGTCAGCAGACCTGCGGCCTTTCTCGTTGGTCGATGTTTAGCTTCCGCGGCGACGAGGCACATTCCAGCAGAGTGTGGCGCAGGCCACACCTGGGGGGCGGAGCGCGCGAATGACCGATCAGATCCCGAGCACGAAGACCGACGTCGACAAGGCGCTGCTCGGCAGCGCCACCTACCGCAGCCTCGGCGAGCAGAAACTGTCGCCCAAGGAGGAACGCTTCGAGAAGGGCCGCCGCACCACCGGACTGTTCCTGGCGCCGGCGCTCACCATCGGGTTCCTCCTGCTGCCGCTGGACATCCCGCGCGAGCAGCAGGTGCTGGCCGCCGTGCTGCTCGGGGTGATCACGCTGTGGATCAGCGAGGCGGTACCCATCCCGATCGGTGGCCTGCTCGGGGTGGCGGTCGCGGTGTTTCTCGGGGTCGCCCCGGTCGACGACGTGCTCGCCCCCTTCGGGTCGTCGACGGTGTTCACCTTCATCGGGGCGTTCATCCTGGCCCAGGCGATGCTCAAACACGGTGTCGCGCGGCGGTTCGCGTTCCGCATCCTGGCGCTGCCCCGCGCGGGTCGCTCCACCACCGGGGTGATCATCGCGTTCGGCGTGATCACCTGCGTGCTGTCGGCGTTCGTGTCCAACACCGCGACGGTGGCCATGCTGCTGCCGACCGCGCTGGGCATCCTCGGCGTCATCGCCAAACTGTTGCAGCAACGCGGCGACGTCGAACCCGACTTCGACCCGCTGCGGCTGCGCGTCGGCACCGCGCTGATGCTGATGCTCGCCTACGCCGCCAGCGTCGGTGGCCTGCTGACCCCGGTGGGCAGCCCGCCTAACCTGATCGGGCGCGGGCTCATCGAGGAGGCCACCGGGGAACGGATCAGCTTCGGCCAATGGGTGGTGCTGGCGCTGCCGATCTGTATCGCGATGTTCGTCGCGCTGGCCTTCATCCTGTTGCGGCTCAACAAGCCCGAGATCAACCGGATCGACGGCATCGCCGACTATGTGGCCTCCGAGCGGGAGA
This region of Mycolicibacterium diernhoferi genomic DNA includes:
- the prfB gene encoding peptide chain release factor 2 yields the protein MDPDRLADIAALDTTLTTVERVLDVEGLRGRIETLEAEAADPNLWNDQAHAQKVTSELSHAQNELRRVEELRQRIDDLPVLYEMAAEEEGADEKAAAVGEADTELAKLREDIAAMEVRTLLSGEYDEREAVVTIRSGAGGVDAADWAEMLMRMYIRWAEAHKYPVEVFDTSYAEEAGIKSATFAVHAPYAYGTLSVEQGTHRLVRISPFDNQSRRQTSFADVEVLPVVETTDHIEIPEGDLRVDVYRSSGPGGQSVNTTDSAVRLTHIPTGIVVTCQNEKSQLQNKVSAMRVLQAKLLERKRLEERAEMDALKGDGGSSWGNQMRSYVLHPYQMVKDLRTEYEVGSPSAVLDGDIDGFLEAGIRWRNRKDDDD
- a CDS encoding mechanosensitive ion channel family protein, with product MTTTSRVLALSVADRWQGFWRGDIGEWIITRGLRIVMLVIAAILIARFVNWAAQRITRRIDADFQESDALVRTETAKHRQAVASVISWVTVALICVIVGLQITEILAIPLGSLVAPAAVLGAALGFGAQRIVQDLLSGFFIITEKQYGFGDLVTLTLGASNEATGTVEDVTLRITKLRTSDGEVFTIPNGQIMKSLNLSKDWARAVVDIPVPTTADLNAVNELLHAVCVNAMKNPQMNDLLLDQPQLMGVESLQLDTVNLRMVARTLPGKQFEVGRQLRLMVIASLARAGIVSKAQSSSLAANSEVRE
- a CDS encoding FAD-dependent oxidoreductase gives rise to the protein MRPYHVAIVGAGPSGFFAAASLLKSDRDFRVDMLEMLPTPWGLVRSGVAPDHPKIKSISSQFEKIAADPHFRFFGNISVGEHVQAAELAERYDAVIYAIGAQADRVLGIPGEDLPGSVSAVDFVGWYNSHPHFGTMAPNLTADRAVVIGNGNVALDVARILISDPEILAQTDIADHALDLLGPRGVREVIVVGRRGPLQAPFTTLELRELGHMEQMAEVDVVVERADFDAITDEDLEAADKTVRQNIKVLRAYAENEPAGAKRRVVFRFATSPIEIRGDGRVESIVLGRNELVDEGGRVVAKDTGEREELPVQLVVRAVGYKGVATPGLPFDERSGTIPHTDGRIDGSRNEYVVGWIKRGPSGVIGSNKKDSADTVDTLLADLGEPGFGEEHAEELAQWLLSRQPKLVTDAHWQRIDAHERALGDAQHRPRVKISSVEEMLGIAHG
- the smpB gene encoding SsrA-binding protein SmpB, which codes for MAKKPDKAAEKANNHVVATNRKARHNYTILDTYEAGIVLVGTEVKSLREGQASLVDAFATVDDGEIWLRNLHIAEYHHGSWTNHAPRRNRKLLLHRSQIDNLVGKIRDGNLTLVPLSLYFSDGKVKVELALARGKEARDKRQDLAKRDADREITRELGRRAKGMR
- a CDS encoding EamA family transporter yields the protein MIGVLLALVSAAGYGVSDFVGGIASRRVAALRVVLVSYPVALVLLTALSFVVGGQISSPAVLWGVLCGISQAFGVWWFYAALGAGPISVVSPLTAILVAGVPVGVGMALGERPSALALLGIAVALGAVVLVSRGVSDEDPSPHRFTKTVAWLTVGSGLAFGLNFVLIDQAPVDAGLWPLVFARASATVLVVLIALAGGKLRVPTGVPLKLALVAGVLDTVANVAMLLALQASLLSLAGVLISLYPASTVALALLVLKEKVTRWQVVGMVAAAVAVAMIALG
- the hisN gene encoding histidinol-phosphatase, which produces MSDVSDDLALALRLADRADELTMARFGALDLRIETKPDLTPVTDADKGAEETLRAALAQARPDDAVFGEEFGGTVAATGRQWVLDPIDGTKNFVRGVPVWCTLIALISDGVPVVGVVSAPALGRRWWAGHGLGAHTSFGGTTRRIQVSGVDDLASASLSYSDLTTGWDDRREQFLALTDAVWRVRAYGDFWSYCLVAEGAVDIACEPEVKVWDIAPLDILIREAGGSFTSIDGEPGPHGGSALATNGRLHDQVRARLAPM
- a CDS encoding putative bifunctional diguanylate cyclase/phosphodiesterase, with the protein product MSLKGHRRRLWLLLLVVLLLINAISPWPHEVARHVALTVGLATSLGWGLCGLVVARRTTGWSRRWRVLMSMGLLSMFVGEALWWAQGFGEPVPAVSLAAYLLCPVFALAAIAALTRSGGGLTGSDESEARSTPVTTVIDGVVACLAFLILVAMGGFGAGSSVSLPRSDNVTVEILFALAELFVVVLAVVVAMTYRPDRPYRANLLWLCSGVLVAITSDRVIAYLDSAGAEGAGRWGGIGFTVGLTLTGMAMLELPRGPLPRRRTGGFDWTQLVLPYISFLGVAVLYAYHFGRGATLHSAILWVTVLMVLMVAVRQAVAIRAQYQLTERLLTTQRRLAHQVHHDSLTGLPNRVLFARRLDEAMRTGHFVLIFVDLDDFKEVNDRYGHAAGDALLRAVGERLGRCVGEADTLARIGGDEFAILMDGTVDEPEAVAERLRVALREPFAVNGSSVRVRASMGLVRPGEDGVAQSSDDLLRQADVSMYAGKRLGKDTAVVYRPSSGVNVDFPTALRRAHGAAPPGFQLVYQPIVRLPHPAPVAVEALARWTTADGIAISPETFVAVAEAAGMGADLDALVLDLACREVSGAGLDLDIHVNVGAARLGNPTFERRIMRTLERYGIEPHRLVLEITETVPIVDLNDAADQIARLNALGIKVALDDFGAGYNSLTYLHVLPVQIVKLDRSLVAGAARARDVTLYRSVIRLCDALGLAVVAEGIEVAAQAETVYDAGCELAQGHLFAKPVPIGALMEKVPSRPV
- the ftsX gene encoding permease-like cell division protein FtsX, giving the protein MRFGFLINEVVTGLRRNVTMTVAMILTTAISIGLFGGGLLVMRVADQSRDIYLDRVESQVFLTNDVSVNDPNCDADPCKALRAQIDARDDVKSVRFLNQEAAYEDAIKKIPAFKDVASKDAFPASFIVKLENPEQHMDFDAAMQGQPGVMNVLNQKDLIDRLFALLDGMSNAAFAVALVQAIGAVLLIANMVQVAAYTRRTEIGIMRLVGATRWYTQLPFLVEAMLAAFIGVVLALIGLLAVRSLFLEKALSQFTQANLIAPLDFADILYIAPILLFVGVAMAGVTAYVTLRLYVRR
- the ftsE gene encoding cell division ATP-binding protein FtsE, whose protein sequence is MITLDKVSKQYKSSARPALDDVSLKIDKGEFVFLIGPSGSGKSTFMRLLLGAEHPSKGDVRVSKFHVNKLSGRHIPQLRQVIGCVFQDFRLLQQKTVFENVAFALEVIGKRGDVINRVVPDVLEMVGLSGKASRLPSELSGGEQQRVAIARAFVNRPLVLLADEPTGNLDPETSKDIMDLLERINRTGTTVLMATHDHHIVDSMRQRVIELELGRLIRDEQRGVYGMDR